A portion of the Bacteroides faecium genome contains these proteins:
- a CDS encoding glycosyltransferase, producing the protein MRYSVIIPVYNRPDEVDELLQSLTLQHFKDFEVVVVEDGSSIPCKEVTDRYTNRLDIKYFAKPNSGPGQTRNYGAERSEGEYLIILDSDVILPEGYFDAVETELLASPADAFGGPDRAHDSFTDIQKAINYSMTSFFTTGGIRGGKKKMDKFYPRSFNMGVRRKVYEALGGFSKMRFGEDIDFSIRIFKNGYTCRLFPDAWVYHKRRTDLKKFFKQVHNSGIARINLYKKYPDSLKLVHLLPAVFTLGVVFLLLGTPFCLFSFTPIILYALLVCIDSTIQNKSLPIGIYSIAAAFIQLIGYGTGFWRAWWQRCVRGKDEFEAFQKNFYK; encoded by the coding sequence ATGCGTTACTCCGTCATAATCCCCGTTTACAATCGTCCCGACGAAGTGGACGAATTATTGCAAAGCCTCACTCTGCAGCACTTTAAAGATTTTGAAGTCGTTGTAGTGGAAGATGGTTCTTCCATTCCCTGTAAAGAAGTAACAGACCGATATACAAACCGGCTGGACATCAAATACTTTGCTAAACCCAATTCAGGACCGGGACAGACCCGTAATTACGGAGCCGAACGCAGTGAGGGGGAATATCTTATTATACTCGATTCTGATGTGATTCTGCCCGAAGGATATTTCGATGCCGTAGAGACAGAACTTCTCGCTTCTCCTGCCGATGCTTTTGGCGGTCCCGACCGTGCACACGATTCCTTTACGGATATTCAGAAAGCGATTAACTATTCCATGACTTCTTTCTTCACAACGGGAGGTATCCGTGGCGGGAAAAAGAAAATGGATAAATTCTATCCCCGTAGCTTTAATATGGGAGTGCGTCGCAAAGTGTACGAAGCTTTGGGAGGATTTTCCAAGATGCGTTTTGGAGAGGATATTGATTTTAGTATCCGTATCTTTAAGAACGGCTATACCTGCCGTCTTTTTCCGGATGCCTGGGTGTATCATAAGCGCCGGACAGATTTGAAAAAGTTCTTCAAGCAGGTACACAACTCCGGCATTGCCCGTATCAATCTTTATAAGAAGTACCCGGATTCTCTGAAACTGGTTCATTTGTTGCCTGCCGTATTTACGTTGGGAGTAGTGTTTCTATTGTTAGGAACTCCGTTCTGCCTTTTCAGTTTTACACCGATAATTCTCTATGCACTATTGGTATGCATTGATTCTACTATTCAGAATAAGAGCTTACCTATTGGCATTTACTCCATTGCAGCCGCATTTATCCAACTTATCGGCTATGGAACAGGCTTTTGGCGTGCATGGTGGCAGCGTTGTGTAAGAGGGAAGGATGAGTTTGAAGCTTTCCAAAAGAATTTTTATAAATAG
- a CDS encoding toxin-antitoxin system YwqK family antitoxin: MRKIILALLCGMIALNVVAQEKVYQIEEVSVINYGDGRLLFRQQNDDKTPLQGEHRIIDGYHSEYLIANFKDGMYDGLYRHFKRNVLAEESTYKNGNLDGYRKVYFGDGKTLQRESTFIEGKLNGVIKSYSRNGKVETEAVYKMGVQDGYDRRYDYESGELLLDTYYKDGKRTGNWVEHITSNVGDYTRRSSYKDGVQTGEYSETWKNGNLRKKGTYKDGKKDGIWTEYGTDGTPAISTTYKANEKTGEEIRYFTNGKPETSTNFLNGKRDGVRREYYYSNNKLKSERTYKANKEEGPYKRFYENGKLREEGECKNDMEVYRKEYYDNGKLKAVAERQNGSWNTLERYDYNGNKQ, from the coding sequence ATGAGAAAAATAATTTTAGCGCTCCTATGCGGAATGATTGCCCTGAATGTGGTAGCCCAAGAGAAAGTATATCAAATAGAAGAGGTATCAGTCATCAACTATGGCGACGGACGGTTGCTGTTCCGCCAACAGAATGATGACAAGACTCCCCTGCAAGGAGAGCACCGCATCATCGATGGTTACCATTCGGAATATCTGATTGCCAACTTCAAAGATGGAATGTACGACGGACTATACCGCCATTTTAAACGGAATGTACTTGCCGAGGAGAGTACCTACAAGAATGGTAATCTGGATGGTTATCGCAAAGTGTATTTCGGCGACGGAAAAACGTTGCAACGGGAATCGACGTTCATAGAAGGAAAACTGAACGGCGTTATCAAATCTTACTCGCGAAACGGAAAGGTGGAGACGGAAGCTGTCTACAAGATGGGAGTACAGGATGGATACGACCGTCGCTACGACTATGAAAGCGGCGAACTTCTGCTCGATACCTATTACAAAGACGGCAAGAGGACCGGTAACTGGGTGGAACATATCACAAGTAATGTGGGGGATTATACACGTCGCAGCAGTTATAAAGACGGGGTGCAGACAGGAGAATATTCGGAAACATGGAAGAACGGAAATCTCCGCAAGAAGGGGACGTACAAAGATGGCAAAAAGGATGGTATATGGACAGAATACGGTACTGACGGAACACCGGCCATCTCGACTACTTACAAAGCCAATGAGAAAACAGGCGAAGAGATTCGTTATTTCACCAACGGTAAACCCGAAACATCTACCAACTTCCTGAACGGTAAGCGTGACGGTGTCCGCCGCGAATACTACTATAGCAATAACAAACTAAAATCTGAACGTACTTACAAAGCTAACAAAGAAGAAGGACCCTACAAACGCTTCTATGAAAACGGGAAACTCCGTGAAGAAGGCGAATGTAAAAACGATATGGAAGTTTACCGCAAGGAATATTACGACAACGGCAAACTGAAAGCTGTTGCCGAACGCCAAAACGGTTCGTGGAACACGCTTGAACGTTATGACTATAATGGAAACAAGCAATAA
- the radC gene encoding RadC family protein, whose translation MENKHKLSINQWALEDRPREKMMEKGAAALSDAELLAILIGSGNTEESAVELMRRLLLSCDNNLNSLAKWEVTDYSRFKGMGPAKSITVMAALELGKRRKLQSIKERCRITCSKDIYEIFQPLMCDLEQEEFWVLLLNQATKLIDKVRISTGGIDGTYTDVRTILREALLQRATQIALVHNHPSGNNHPSQPDRTLTEHIRKAADTMNIHLIDHVIVCENEFYSFADEGLL comes from the coding sequence ATGGAAAACAAACACAAGTTATCCATCAACCAGTGGGCACTGGAAGACCGCCCACGGGAGAAAATGATGGAGAAGGGAGCAGCCGCATTGAGTGATGCCGAACTACTCGCTATATTAATCGGCTCCGGAAATACGGAAGAAAGTGCTGTTGAACTGATGAGACGCTTGCTCTTGTCTTGTGATAACAATCTTAATTCTTTGGCAAAGTGGGAGGTCACCGACTATTCCCGTTTTAAAGGAATGGGACCTGCAAAGAGTATTACAGTGATGGCAGCGTTGGAACTTGGCAAGCGGCGGAAATTGCAAAGCATAAAGGAAAGGTGCCGGATTACCTGCTCAAAAGATATCTACGAGATTTTTCAACCTTTGATGTGTGATTTGGAGCAGGAAGAATTCTGGGTTCTTTTGCTCAATCAGGCAACGAAGCTGATTGATAAGGTACGTATCAGTACCGGTGGTATAGACGGGACATATACCGATGTACGCACTATTCTCCGGGAAGCATTGTTACAACGGGCTACACAAATCGCCTTGGTTCATAATCATCCTTCTGGGAACAATCATCCCAGTCAGCCGGATCGTACACTGACAGAGCATATCCGTAAAGCAGCGGATACAATGAATATACACCTGATAGACCATGTCATAGTCTGTGAAAATGAGTTTTATAGTTTTGCTGATGAAGGGTTGCTTTGA
- the pta gene encoding phosphate acetyltransferase has translation MLNLINQIVERAKANRQRIVLPEGTEERTLKAANQILTDEVADLILLGKPAEIIELAVKWGLGNIGKATIIDPETSPKHEEYAQLLCELRKKKGMTIEEARNLTNDPLFYGCLMIKNGDADGQLAGARNTTGNVLRPALQIIKTAPGITCVSGAMLLLTHAPEYGKNGILVMGDVAVTPVPDANQLAQIAVCTAQTAKAVAGIENPKVALLSFSTKGSAKHEVVDKVVEATKIAKEMAPTLDLDGEMQADAALVPEVGASKAPGSDVAGQANVLIVPSLEVGNISYKLVQRLGHADAIGPILQGIACPVNDLSRGCSIEDVYRMIAITANQAIAAKANK, from the coding sequence ATGCTCAATTTAATCAACCAAATCGTTGAACGCGCGAAAGCAAACCGCCAACGTATTGTTCTTCCCGAAGGAACTGAAGAACGCACATTAAAAGCTGCCAATCAGATTTTGACAGACGAAGTTGCCGACCTTATTTTATTAGGTAAACCGGCTGAAATCATCGAACTCGCTGTAAAATGGGGATTGGGAAACATCGGTAAAGCTACTATCATTGATCCTGAAACTTCTCCGAAACACGAAGAGTATGCACAGTTGTTGTGTGAACTTCGCAAGAAGAAAGGAATGACTATCGAAGAAGCCCGTAATTTGACGAATGACCCTTTGTTCTATGGTTGTTTAATGATTAAGAACGGCGATGCTGACGGTCAGTTGGCTGGTGCCCGCAATACTACGGGTAATGTATTGCGTCCTGCTTTGCAGATTATCAAGACAGCTCCGGGCATCACTTGTGTGTCAGGTGCTATGTTGTTGCTCACTCACGCTCCTGAGTATGGAAAGAATGGGATTCTGGTGATGGGTGACGTGGCTGTAACTCCGGTTCCTGATGCTAACCAGTTAGCGCAGATTGCTGTTTGTACTGCTCAGACTGCAAAGGCTGTTGCTGGTATCGAAAATCCGAAAGTAGCTTTGTTGAGCTTCTCTACGAAAGGTTCTGCCAAGCACGAAGTAGTAGACAAAGTGGTAGAAGCAACCAAGATTGCCAAGGAAATGGCTCCGACTCTCGATTTGGATGGTGAAATGCAGGCAGATGCCGCTCTTGTTCCTGAAGTGGGTGCAAGTAAAGCTCCGGGTTCGGACGTAGCCGGACAGGCAAACGTACTGATTGTTCCTAGTCTGGAAGTTGGTAACATCTCTTATAAATTAGTTCAACGCTTGGGACACGCTGACGCTATCGGCCCGATTCTTCAAGGTATCGCTTGTCCGGTCAACGACTTGTCTCGCGGCTGCTCTATCGAAGATGTATATCGCATGATTGCTATCACAGCCAATCAGGCTATTGCTGCAAAAGCAAACAAATAA
- a CDS encoding acetate kinase, with amino-acid sequence MKILVLNCGSSSIKYKLFDMTTKEVIAQGGIEKIGLKGSFLKLTLPNGEKKILEKDIPEHTVGVEFILNTLINPEYGAIKSLDEINAVGHRMVHGGERFSESVLLNKEVLEAFAACNDLAPLHNPANLKGVNAVSAILPNIPQIGVFDTAFHQTMPDYAYMYAIPYELYEKYGVRRYGFHGTSHRYVSKRVCEFLGVNPEGKKIITCHIGNGGSIAAIKDGKCMDTTMGLTPLEGLMMGTRSGDIDAGAVTFIMEKEGLNTTGVSNLLNKKSGVLGISGVSSDMRELLAACAAGNEKAILAEKMYYYRIKKYIGAYAAALGGVDIVLFTGGVGENQFECRREVCKDMEFMGIELDNDVNAKVRGEEAIISTPASKVKVVVIPTDEELLIASDTMDILNK; translated from the coding sequence ATGAAAATTTTAGTTTTGAACTGCGGAAGTTCATCTATCAAATATAAATTGTTCGATATGACCACTAAAGAGGTTATTGCTCAAGGTGGTATCGAAAAAATCGGTCTGAAAGGCTCATTCCTGAAATTGACTTTGCCGAATGGCGAGAAGAAAATCCTGGAAAAAGACATTCCTGAACATACGGTAGGTGTGGAATTTATCCTGAATACATTGATTAACCCTGAATATGGTGCTATCAAGTCTTTGGATGAAATCAATGCGGTAGGTCACCGTATGGTACACGGCGGCGAACGTTTCAGCGAGTCTGTATTGTTGAACAAGGAAGTTTTGGAAGCTTTTGCAGCTTGTAATGACCTGGCTCCGCTTCACAACCCTGCCAATCTGAAAGGTGTGAATGCAGTTTCTGCTATTCTTCCTAACATTCCGCAGATAGGCGTATTTGATACGGCTTTCCACCAGACTATGCCGGATTACGCATATATGTATGCTATTCCTTACGAATTGTACGAGAAATATGGTGTACGCCGTTACGGCTTTCACGGAACTTCTCATCGTTACGTTTCAAAACGCGTATGTGAATTCTTGGGTGTAAATCCTGAAGGAAAGAAAATCATTACCTGCCACATCGGTAATGGTGGTTCTATCGCTGCTATCAAAGATGGCAAGTGCATGGATACTACTATGGGTTTGACTCCGCTGGAAGGTTTGATGATGGGTACTCGTAGTGGTGACATCGACGCCGGTGCAGTAACATTCATCATGGAAAAAGAAGGTTTGAATACAACTGGTGTTTCCAACCTGTTGAACAAGAAGAGCGGTGTACTCGGTATCTCCGGTGTATCAAGCGATATGCGCGAACTGCTGGCTGCTTGTGCTGCCGGCAATGAAAAAGCTATCCTGGCTGAGAAGATGTACTACTACCGTATCAAGAAATACATCGGTGCTTATGCTGCTGCGTTGGGTGGTGTAGATATCGTTTTGTTCACAGGTGGTGTTGGTGAAAACCAGTTCGAATGCCGCCGTGAAGTTTGTAAGGATATGGAATTCATGGGCATCGAGCTTGATAACGATGTGAATGCAAAGGTTCGCGGTGAAGAAGCTATCATTTCTACTCCTGCTTCTAAAGTGAAAGTAGTAGTGATTCCGACAGACGAAGAGCTGTTGATTGCTTCGGATACGATGGATATTCTGAATAAGTAA
- a CDS encoding SusC/RagA family TonB-linked outer membrane protein gives MGLSLSACLLPATAIYASRTEVTPKLITEAVQQVKKVNGTVIDPTGMPIIGATVLEKNNPSNGTITDIDGKFNLSVKPDAIISISYIGYTTQDIRVGNQTYFKIILKEDSKTLDEVVVIGFGAQKKESLTGAVSQVKMDDVLGSRPVVNAMTALQGTMPGLQITPNGDASGPGQTKSFNIRGTTSINGGGPLVLIDNVPGDIDMLNPEDIESVSVLKDASSSAIYGARAAFGVILVTTKKGKKGEKFHLNYNNNFGFQKSVNRPEQADGLQWMQAYLDGEFNAGKYFTGQDMHKWMEYLTEYRKNPDSFQTTGDGIYVDPESGLNYYLNEKNIYTNIFDDFGFLQTHNASLSGGTELLTYRMSVGYSDEQGILVTDKDRYKRLSGSAYISAEVTPWLTQSVDIRYAQSNKNMPVTSDHTGLYDMRLPVVYPEGNLTLPDGTVLPTNTPYNILQLATDNNTITDNARILSKTTLKPLKGLEINFEYTFDKKIKDNNTNKAVIPYTSVELAKINTADNSSLGTTKESTDYNAINLYGSYEHTWLDAHHLTLTAGFNQESSDYKKLYAYSYDMINDDKPSHNTAIGESKTITEDHRVFTVRGAFYRINYDYQGKYLFSTSGRYDGSSKFPKKNRFGFFPTVSLGWNIAREAFMQPVAKNWLSEFKLRASWGQIGNQAIDPYKYTPSMSTYEKKDIPWLVNGLKPTTIWAPGLVSDNFTWETVETLDFGFDLSAFNGRLQGTFDWYRRDTKDMLAPGLELPKLVGASAPLQNTADLRTKGWEVNVSWRDKIGDWGYTVGFNIYNSKTIVNKYNNESKILFKSDGNNNYYEGYEIGSIWGYVTDGYYSVDDFTDTNSWKLKDGVVSVDGISPRPGDIKFKNLRDDENSTNRIDEGDGTLANPGDRKIIGNNALRLQYGINLGASYKGFNLDVLLQGIGKRDVWISDARRWPFHSGQFGQIFSDQLDYWKPVDAANGNWTAMNPDAEFFRIYGQRNNSGYNTRKQTKYLLNGAYLRIKNVTLSYSFPQKLISPIYLSGLKAFVSCENLHTFSHLPKGYDPERLSWGYPFYRTISFGINVTL, from the coding sequence ATGGGACTTAGTTTATCAGCATGTCTGCTTCCTGCAACTGCAATTTATGCAAGTCGCACAGAAGTAACCCCAAAGCTGATAACAGAAGCCGTCCAGCAGGTGAAAAAAGTAAACGGTACAGTAATTGACCCAACGGGAATGCCTATAATAGGTGCCACAGTACTTGAAAAGAACAACCCTTCTAATGGAACCATCACAGACATTGATGGCAAATTTAACCTTTCAGTAAAGCCGGATGCTATTATCAGCATTTCTTACATTGGATATACCACGCAAGATATCCGTGTAGGCAACCAGACTTATTTCAAAATCATACTCAAAGAGGATAGCAAAACACTGGATGAAGTGGTCGTGATAGGCTTCGGGGCACAAAAGAAAGAAAGCCTCACAGGAGCCGTCTCACAAGTAAAGATGGATGATGTGCTGGGAAGCCGCCCTGTTGTGAACGCCATGACTGCCCTGCAAGGAACAATGCCGGGTCTGCAAATTACTCCCAACGGTGATGCATCCGGACCGGGACAAACCAAATCGTTCAATATTCGCGGCACAACTTCAATCAACGGTGGCGGCCCGCTTGTATTGATAGACAATGTTCCCGGAGACATCGACATGCTGAATCCCGAAGATATAGAGAGCGTTTCCGTACTGAAAGACGCTTCCTCTTCAGCTATCTACGGAGCACGTGCCGCTTTCGGAGTTATCCTCGTCACTACAAAGAAAGGAAAAAAAGGAGAGAAATTCCATTTGAACTATAACAATAATTTCGGTTTCCAGAAGTCTGTCAACCGTCCCGAACAAGCCGATGGATTACAATGGATGCAGGCTTACCTGGACGGAGAATTCAATGCCGGAAAATACTTCACCGGACAGGATATGCACAAATGGATGGAATATCTTACCGAATATAGGAAGAATCCGGACAGCTTCCAGACAACTGGTGACGGAATATATGTAGACCCGGAATCCGGACTAAATTACTACCTGAACGAAAAGAACATATACACGAACATATTCGATGACTTCGGATTCCTCCAGACACATAATGCCTCATTAAGCGGTGGAACAGAGCTACTGACTTACCGCATGTCGGTAGGATACAGTGATGAACAAGGCATTCTCGTCACCGACAAAGACCGCTACAAACGTCTGTCCGGAAGTGCATATATCTCTGCCGAAGTGACGCCTTGGCTGACGCAGTCGGTAGATATACGCTATGCCCAAAGCAATAAGAACATGCCTGTCACCTCCGATCATACCGGATTGTATGACATGAGGTTACCAGTTGTTTACCCCGAAGGAAACCTGACTCTACCGGACGGCACCGTATTGCCAACCAATACACCATACAACATTCTGCAACTGGCTACGGACAATAACACAATCACCGATAATGCCCGTATCCTGTCAAAGACAACCCTCAAGCCGCTGAAGGGACTTGAAATAAATTTCGAATATACGTTTGACAAGAAAATCAAGGACAATAACACCAATAAAGCGGTCATTCCTTATACTTCCGTAGAACTTGCCAAAATAAATACTGCCGACAACTCCTCACTGGGCACGACCAAAGAGAGCACAGACTATAATGCCATCAACCTTTACGGCTCTTATGAACATACCTGGCTGGACGCACACCATCTGACACTGACCGCAGGATTCAATCAGGAATCAAGCGATTACAAGAAACTGTATGCCTATTCCTATGACATGATTAACGATGATAAACCATCCCACAACACAGCCATCGGAGAAAGCAAAACCATCACGGAAGACCACCGGGTATTCACCGTCCGGGGAGCATTCTACCGAATCAACTATGACTATCAAGGAAAATACTTGTTCTCGACCAGCGGACGTTACGACGGCTCCTCCAAATTTCCGAAAAAGAACCGGTTCGGCTTCTTTCCCACCGTTTCCCTCGGATGGAACATAGCCCGCGAAGCATTCATGCAACCTGTCGCCAAAAACTGGTTGAGTGAATTTAAGCTGCGCGCCTCTTGGGGCCAAATCGGCAATCAGGCTATCGACCCTTATAAATATACCCCTTCCATGTCCACTTATGAAAAGAAAGATATTCCGTGGTTAGTGAACGGGCTCAAGCCGACGACTATCTGGGCACCGGGACTGGTTAGCGATAATTTCACTTGGGAAACCGTAGAAACTCTCGATTTCGGATTCGACCTGTCAGCTTTTAACGGACGCCTGCAAGGTACTTTTGACTGGTACAGGCGAGATACCAAAGATATGCTTGCCCCAGGGCTCGAACTTCCCAAATTGGTGGGAGCCAGCGCACCATTACAAAACACAGCCGACTTGCGGACAAAAGGCTGGGAAGTAAACGTCAGCTGGAGAGACAAAATCGGAGATTGGGGATATACGGTAGGATTCAACATCTACAACTCCAAAACCATAGTCAACAAATATAATAACGAGTCTAAAATCCTGTTCAAGAGTGACGGGAACAACAATTATTACGAAGGATATGAAATCGGTTCTATCTGGGGATACGTCACCGACGGATACTACAGCGTAGATGATTTCACAGATACCAATTCCTGGAAACTGAAAGACGGAGTCGTATCAGTAGACGGTATCAGCCCACGTCCCGGAGACATCAAGTTCAAGAACCTGCGCGACGATGAAAACAGCACCAACCGCATTGATGAAGGTGACGGTACGCTTGCCAACCCCGGCGACCGCAAAATTATCGGCAATAATGCGTTAAGATTACAATATGGCATCAATCTGGGAGCCAGTTACAAAGGTTTCAATCTGGATGTACTACTTCAAGGCATCGGTAAAAGAGACGTATGGATCAGTGACGCACGCCGCTGGCCATTTCACTCCGGACAATTCGGACAGATATTCAGTGACCAGCTAGACTACTGGAAACCGGTTGACGCAGCAAACGGAAATTGGACAGCCATGAACCCGGATGCCGAATTTTTCAGAATTTACGGACAACGGAACAATTCCGGCTACAATACACGCAAGCAGACAAAGTATCTGTTGAACGGTGCATACCTCCGCATCAAAAATGTCACTCTCAGTTATAGTTTTCCGCAAAAACTGATTTCTCCTATTTACCTAAGCGGTCTGAAAGCATTCGTCAGTTGCGAAAACTTGCATACATTCAGCCACCTTCCCAAAGGATACGACCCGGAACGCCTCTCATGGGGTTACCCCTTCTATCGCACCATATCGTTCGGCATTAATGTAACCCTTTAA
- a CDS encoding RagB/SusD family nutrient uptake outer membrane protein: protein MKKIIFTFLALTTIAFSSCNDNFMERYPTTSLTETTVFGSYNTFKTYSWGLYSVFTNGNLLRRPGTGGSYASALSYQGDINAGYLMRREGGGNSYAFQNISSASSGNGWNFDYIRSVNVMLNNIDNSTMTDTEKEHWRSVGYFFRGYYYAELIARFGDVPWVNKVIGDTDKEIAYGPRTPRKTVADNVLNDLIYAEEHIKEKGDGENTINVHAVRALLSRFCLFEGSWRKYHNLGDYDNYFDACITYSEKLMKSFPTLHGDFGEMLTSDLKGVEGVILYKEYVAKEMTNYVLTHVERTSTHNVEMPQHIVDLYLCKDGKPISTSSQYEWGKTDKTMNSTFRNRDFRLLETVAPPYKVIPSTDNTSWKYTEDEADKEFMDIMGITRYTGYGGGVGEAGKHKVFPLMNWSAAILKQVPHFFTNNGGQGFIVAKSGNYVYRYYNVWDDSKENQGTSDVPIFKMDEILLNEAEAKFEKGAFNQEVADATINKLRKRAKIADMQVSDINANFDPERLDKAIDPVLWEIRRERIIELMGEGFGFYDVRRWKKADLFVNHVQYGQWATKTQIGTGTFVDLQTGYADATGKTEGYIYMYNDPVKAGKGWLDKYYLYQVPTNEIALNPNLAPNNPGWE from the coding sequence ATGAAAAAAATAATATTTACCTTCCTAGCACTCACTACGATAGCATTCTCTTCTTGCAACGACAATTTCATGGAACGCTATCCAACGACCTCACTGACCGAAACAACCGTTTTCGGCAGTTATAATACGTTTAAAACATACTCATGGGGACTCTATTCTGTCTTCACCAACGGGAACCTGCTCCGCCGCCCGGGAACGGGAGGAAGTTATGCCAGTGCACTCTCTTATCAAGGAGACATCAACGCAGGTTATCTGATGCGCAGAGAGGGAGGAGGAAATTCTTACGCCTTCCAGAACATATCGAGCGCTTCATCAGGCAATGGATGGAATTTTGACTATATCCGCAGCGTAAATGTAATGCTTAATAATATAGACAACTCCACAATGACAGACACGGAAAAAGAACATTGGCGGTCGGTCGGTTACTTCTTCCGGGGTTACTACTATGCAGAACTGATAGCCCGGTTTGGTGATGTGCCCTGGGTAAACAAAGTCATTGGCGACACAGATAAAGAAATAGCATATGGACCGCGTACCCCCCGTAAAACAGTGGCGGACAACGTACTAAACGACCTGATATACGCCGAAGAGCATATCAAGGAAAAAGGAGACGGCGAGAATACAATCAATGTACATGCCGTTCGCGCATTATTGTCGCGCTTCTGCCTGTTTGAAGGAAGTTGGAGAAAATATCATAACTTAGGTGATTATGATAATTATTTTGATGCCTGCATCACCTATTCTGAAAAGTTGATGAAGTCTTTCCCTACACTACACGGTGATTTCGGCGAAATGCTGACGTCAGACCTTAAAGGTGTGGAAGGAGTGATTCTCTATAAAGAATATGTAGCTAAAGAGATGACAAACTACGTGTTGACACATGTAGAAAGAACCTCTACACACAATGTTGAAATGCCGCAGCACATCGTCGACCTCTATCTATGCAAAGATGGGAAGCCGATCTCTACCAGTTCGCAATACGAATGGGGGAAAACGGACAAGACTATGAACTCCACTTTCCGCAACCGTGACTTCCGCCTGCTTGAAACAGTAGCGCCTCCCTACAAAGTAATTCCCAGCACAGACAATACTAGTTGGAAGTATACTGAAGACGAAGCAGACAAGGAGTTTATGGACATCATGGGCATTACACGCTACACCGGATACGGAGGAGGTGTTGGTGAAGCAGGAAAACACAAGGTATTCCCACTTATGAACTGGTCGGCAGCAATTCTGAAACAAGTGCCGCACTTCTTCACCAACAACGGTGGTCAAGGATTTATTGTGGCCAAAAGCGGAAATTATGTATATAGATACTATAATGTGTGGGATGACTCAAAGGAAAATCAAGGCACTTCCGATGTTCCTATTTTCAAGATGGATGAAATTCTGCTGAACGAAGCCGAAGCCAAATTCGAGAAGGGAGCATTCAATCAGGAAGTGGCGGATGCCACCATCAACAAGCTGCGCAAACGTGCCAAAATAGCAGATATGCAAGTAAGTGACATCAATGCTAATTTTGACCCGGAACGTCTGGACAAAGCTATTGATCCGGTGTTGTGGGAAATCCGCAGGGAACGCATCATCGAACTGATGGGTGAAGGTTTCGGTTTCTACGATGTACGCCGTTGGAAAAAAGCAGATTTGTTCGTAAACCATGTGCAATACGGGCAATGGGCTACTAAAACACAGATAGGAACAGGTACATTCGTCGACCTGCAAACCGGCTATGCGGATGCTACCGGAAAAACGGAAGGATATATCTATATGTACAACGACCCAGTAAAAGCCGGCAAGGGATGGCTTGACAAGTATTATCTTTATCAGGTTCCGACAAATGAAATCGCTTTAAATCCAAACCTGGCACCTAATAATCCGGGATGGGAATAG